The DNA segment AGATGAGTTTTGATTTGCCGGGGGTTGAAGTTTTAAAGTATCCGCTTCGTTCCTATCCAAACAAACAATTAGCAGCCCATGTATTAGGCTTTGTAGGGGAGATTACAAAAGAGGAGTTGTCATTACTTAAAGATGATGGTTATAGGTTGGGGGATTTAATTGGCAAAGATGGCGTGGATAAGGTTTATGATGAATACTTAAGAGGAACCCCGGGAGGAAAAAGATTAGAGGTGGATGCCTTAGGTTATCCCGTAAGGATTTTGGAGAAATTAAACCCGATACCGGGAGATAGTCTTGTTTTGACAATAGATAATGACCTTCAAAAAAAAGTTGAGGATTTGCTTGGTTATAAAGAAGGGGCTGTTGTTGTTCTTGATCCAAACAATGGTGAAATACTGGCAATGGCATCAAGCCCTACTTATGATTCAAGTAAAAAATGGGAGGAAATAAGCAAAAAAAATCACCCATTTATGAATAGGGCTATATCTTCATATCCTCCGGGGTCAACATTTAAGCCTGTTACACTATCTGCTGCGTTGGAAGAAAAAGTGACTCGAAGCGATGAAATGTTTTATTGCAGCGGAGCATATAGACTTGGAACTCGAATTGCAAAATGCTGGAAACTTGAGGGGCATAAAAGTATTTCTGTTTTGGAGGGGTTGGTTCAATCTTGTGATGTTGTTTTTTATGAGTTGGGAAGAAGGCTTGGTCCGACAAAACTAAAAAAATATGCAAAAGCATTTGGTTTGGGAGAAAAAATAGGGGTGGATCTTCCCGGGGAAAAAAATGGTTTTATTCCTGACCCTGAATGGAAAGAAGAAAGGTTTGGAGAAAAGTGGTATGTGGGGGATTCCATAAATATCGGAATAGGACAGGGCTATATCCAGGTAACTCCGCTTCAGCTGGCATGTATGTATGGCCAGATAGCGTTGGGCAAGAGAATGAAACCGTTTGTTGTTAAAAAGATTATCACTTCTTCCGGTGAAGCTGTGTTTGAAAATAAGCCATATGAAATATCTCCTATTGAAATTTCAAGTGGTACCTTGGGATTAATAAGGGATGCTTTACATAAAGTTGTTATTCGAGGAACAGGGATTAATGCTTTTGTTGCTAGCATGGAAGCGGCGGGAAAAACAGGGACGGCAGAAAACAGGGGCGTCGCACATGCATGGTTTGTCGCTTATGCCCCTTATAATAATCCAAAAATTGTTGTTGTAGCTTTTATTGCGCATGGAGCCCATGGCGATAGGGTTTCTGCTCTTATTACAAGAGATATTTTTGAATGGTATCTAAAAAATCGCACTCTCAAAACAGCTTTACAAAATAACTTGCTGTAAGTAATCACCTGCCGGTAGACGGGTATTTTTATGTTATAATTATTTATTATAAAATTCATCCGCAACGCTGTATAAATAGGAGATCTGAAGTTAAAAAATGGATCAACAAACCCCCATGGTAAAGCAATATCTTGAGATTAAATCTAAAAATAAAGATTCTATCCTTTTTTTCCGTCTCGGTGATTTTTATGAAATGTTTTATGAAGATGCTGATCTCGCGTCACGTGAACTTGAACTTACCTTGACAGGTAGGGGGCAGGGAGAGAACAAAATGCCGATGTGCGGAGTCCCTTACCACGCGGCAGAAAACTATATAGCCCGCCTTGTTACCAAGGGCTATAAAGTGGCAATTTGCGAACAGGTTGAAGATCCCGCGCTTGCTAAAGGGCTTGTTAAACGAGAAATCATAAAGGTTTACACTCCAGGAACGGTTATTGAATCTTCTATGTTGTTACAAAAGGCAAATAATTATCTTTTGGCGGTATCTTATGAAAAAGGGAAATTTGGAATTTCTTATGTCGATGTTTCAACTGGAGAATTTAAAGTAACGGAAATAGAAGAGAATAAGATTTTATTTGATGAGATAAACAGGATAAATCCTTCCGAAATCTTATTTTCCGATATGTGGCAGGAGGAAGTTCCGGAAAATCTTGCTCTAAGAATCAGTAAATTTAAGGATAATTATGATGCACAGACGGCATCAGACAGATTAAAAAAACATTTTAATGTTGTTTCTCTTGCTTCTTTTGGGATAGATAACTACTCGGTTGGATTATCTGCCGCTGCTTATGTTGTAGATTACCTTGAAGAGACTCAAAAAACAGCTCTTTTACATATAAATAAAATTGTTCCATATAGGATAGGGGAATACATGTTTATTGACTCTAGCGCAAGGAGAAACCTTGAACTTGTTCAAACAATGAAAGACAAATCTTTCAGGGGGAGCCTTTTGTGGGTGTTGGACCATTGCTGCACAAACATGGGGAGCCGTCTTTTGCGGAATTGGTTGCTTATGCCCCTTATGAACGTTGATGAAATAAATAAGAGACTTGATGCTGTTTCTGATTTAAAAGAAAATACGATTTTGCGCGCTGAACTTTCGGAAAAACTAAAAAAAGTTTTCGATATAGAGCGGCTTACCACCAAGATTGCGTCATCATCTGCCAACGCAAAAGATTTGGTCGCGCTAAGAGATTCCTTAAACGAGATCCCATTTATAAAAAACCTTATTTTGGAAGCCATCCCTACGTTTTCCTGTTCCAAAGATTCTTTATCTGTTTTATCAAGAGCTTCTTGTATTTCTGATCTTCCGGAAGTCAAAGAACTTGTAAATTTGGCGATAGTCAACAATCCCCCTTTTCAAATAAAAGATGGAGGATTAATTAGGGATGGATATAATCTGGAACTCGATGAGTTAAGAACAGTGACGCGTGGGGGGAAGAGCTTTATTGCGGAACTTGAAAATAGTGAAAGGATAAAGACGGGCATTAAATCTTTAAAAGTCGGATTTAACAGAGTTTTTGGTTATTACATTGAAGTTACAACTTCCAATCTGTCCCAGGTTCCTCAAAATTATATAAGAAAACAGACTCTTACAAACTGTGAAAGATATATTACTCCGGAGTTAAAAGAGAAGGAAGCTCTTGTTTTAAACGCCGATGAAAAGATAAAAGAACTTGAATATAATTTGTTTTGTGAAATAAGAGAGGAGGTTTCTAAATATACATTGAGGTTACAGGAGATAGCGCATATTTTGGCTGCCCTTGATGTTTTTATTGCTTTTGCGGATATTGCATCATACGGAAAATATTGCAGACCGAAATTTTCTTCTGATGCTGATAATTTACATCCTTATATTCATTTG comes from the candidate division WOR-1 bacterium RIFOXYB2_FULL_36_35 genome and includes:
- a CDS encoding penicillin-binding protein 2 — encoded protein: MNKSRIFLLLLVLMFIFFTFRLIQLQILDYEKNSKLALDNAARLIPVLAPRGVIFDRNGNILVQNRPVFMVYVLPHLLPKNPNPVFEKLGNILRIPKGVILKRFKERKTPIFEGILIARDVPVSVVSEIDEMSFDLPGVEVLKYPLRSYPNKQLAAHVLGFVGEITKEELSLLKDDGYRLGDLIGKDGVDKVYDEYLRGTPGGKRLEVDALGYPVRILEKLNPIPGDSLVLTIDNDLQKKVEDLLGYKEGAVVVLDPNNGEILAMASSPTYDSSKKWEEISKKNHPFMNRAISSYPPGSTFKPVTLSAALEEKVTRSDEMFYCSGAYRLGTRIAKCWKLEGHKSISVLEGLVQSCDVVFYELGRRLGPTKLKKYAKAFGLGEKIGVDLPGEKNGFIPDPEWKEERFGEKWYVGDSINIGIGQGYIQVTPLQLACMYGQIALGKRMKPFVVKKIITSSGEAVFENKPYEISPIEISSGTLGLIRDALHKVVIRGTGINAFVASMEAAGKTGTAENRGVAHAWFVAYAPYNNPKIVVVAFIAHGAHGDRVSALITRDIFEWYLKNRTLKTALQNNLL
- a CDS encoding DNA mismatch repair protein MutS, whose translation is MDQQTPMVKQYLEIKSKNKDSILFFRLGDFYEMFYEDADLASRELELTLTGRGQGENKMPMCGVPYHAAENYIARLVTKGYKVAICEQVEDPALAKGLVKREIIKVYTPGTVIESSMLLQKANNYLLAVSYEKGKFGISYVDVSTGEFKVTEIEENKILFDEINRINPSEILFSDMWQEEVPENLALRISKFKDNYDAQTASDRLKKHFNVVSLASFGIDNYSVGLSAAAYVVDYLEETQKTALLHINKIVPYRIGEYMFIDSSARRNLELVQTMKDKSFRGSLLWVLDHCCTNMGSRLLRNWLLMPLMNVDEINKRLDAVSDLKENTILRAELSEKLKKVFDIERLTTKIASSSANAKDLVALRDSLNEIPFIKNLILEAIPTFSCSKDSLSVLSRASCISDLPEVKELVNLAIVNNPPFQIKDGGLIRDGYNLELDELRTVTRGGKSFIAELENSERIKTGIKSLKVGFNRVFGYYIEVTTSNLSQVPQNYIRKQTLTNCERYITPELKEKEALVLNADEKIKELEYNLFCEIREEVSKYTLRLQEIAHILAALDVFIAFADIASYGKYCRPKFSSDADNLHPYIHLIDSRHPVVEKSIGEHNFISNNIEINEESRFLLITGPNMAGKSTIMKQAALILIMAQMGSFVPAKEANLSVTDRIFTRIGAMDDIFSGQSTFMLEMTETANILNNATNRSFIILDEIGRGTSTFDGMSIAAAVAEYIHKNIKARTMFATHYHEITQLADKHRGMKNFNVAVKEENDHITFLHKIINGPADKSYGIQVARLAGLPVEVVLRSKEIYSTLEMVENNLGENSSRSKEAFTLKKIGKSRFKREEDNQVSLF